In a single window of the Scyliorhinus torazame isolate Kashiwa2021f chromosome 2, sScyTor2.1, whole genome shotgun sequence genome:
- the LOC140397933 gene encoding uncharacterized protein — protein sequence MMEWLRIVCLIFGLTSLGVLLAMDMEKGNIMYLCSPNQSTRIHHLCKGDVLRCPHIRGHGIDSWKVIKVKENAGVMKQLHRSRRWEGNIIWTLPCFWNTCKFDFGCVKSGTIKVTSGCQKSVGRDHEKEKGTRERTGRVRREVQLERRLPGDALKLIKGQTEENPGSMNLFYQIYHRLYGQGRVVCYPNPAAVPRLFSVSPLWGTPQTVVHCQRSEPLPEQVTLPYDPDSAPPAICLPLPRDNSHSQYDRLRRWRAYIPSHFTPNRDSRSYENCFSSEGYGCLLVEVDTNITCLFPTCTDRRCHITQASGQCVCYNTTCVPLNAGLQLLCGWANVSHITVGNRAFCIAGRPEWAFQNWINWATGRSLRNRYADCDASLHTEQGYYFLFNGTATNVLSPHFPAELL from the coding sequence atgatggagtggctacgcatcgtctgtctgatatttggcctcacttcgcttggcgtgttattggcgatggacatggaaaaggggaatattatgtatctgtgtagccccaaccaatctacaaggatacatcacctatgcaaaggtgatgttcttcgctgcccccatatacgaggacatggtatcgactcatggaaggtcatcaaagttaaggagaatgcgggagtcatgaagcagctgcaccggtcccggcgatgggaagggaacattatatggacattgccttgtttttggaatacatgtaaatttgattttggatgtgttaaaagtggtacaataaaggtaacatcaggctgtcagaagagtgtaggaagagaccatgagaaagagaaagggactagagagaggacggggcgtgtgagaagggaagtacagctagaacgtaggttaccgggagatgcacttaagttaattaaaggccaaactgaggaaaacccgggtagtatgaatctcttctaccagatttaccaccgtctgtatggccagggacgggttgtctgctacccaaaccccgcagcggtgcctaggttattttctgtttcaccgctttggggcactccccaaacggtggttcattgtcagcgttccgagccattgcccgagcaagtcactcttccttacgatccggattcagcaccaccggctatttgccttcccctccctcgggataattcccattcacagtacgataggctgcgacggtggagggcgtacatacctagccacttcactcccaatagggattcccggtcgtacgagaattgcttcagcagtgaagggtacggctgtttgctggtagaggtggacacaaatataacatgtctgtttcccacctgtacggacaggaggtgccatatcacccaggcgtctggccaatgcgtttgttataacaccacttgcgttccattgaacgctggcctccagctcctttgtggctgggcgaatgtctctcatatcactgttgggaatagggctttctgcattgctgggcggcccgaatgggcatttcaaaattggataaactgggctactgggaggtccttacgcaaccgatatgctgattgtgatgctagtctccacacggaacaaggatactactttttatttaatggtacggcgaccaacgttttgtcaccccatttccccgccgaattgctatag